The genomic DNA TTGCTAGGCAAGATCAGCTGATCGAATGGAAACATCGGACGGCAATAAGCCGAGGTTTAGTTCTTTCGAAACAGCTTGGATTCAAGATTGAAGTGCGACGATTAATTGTTTTAATGGCCGTAAGATCTTCGGCCATGGCTTCAGCGGGAGTTCTCCATCCTAGTGTCTTACGAGGCCGGTCGTTCATCAGGCGTGCGACGTCGTTCAGGGCGGTTTGACTGAGGCAGCCCAGGTCAGTTCCTTTCGGGAAGAACTGGCGTAGCAAGCCGTTTGTATTTTCGTTTGAACCGCGTTGCCACGGGGTGTGGGGGTCACAAAACCAGATGTCGATCTTCAGACGGCGAGAGAGTTCTGGGTGGCAAGCCATCCACTGCCCGGCAGTGGTTTGCTCCCAAACCATGAGAGGGTCAGAGCCACGATCATAGGTCATCGAGCGGCGCAACGCCACGGGCAGACGTTTCATTTGCCGCGTAAAGCCCTCGAGAGCAGCATTGGCGGTACAACCCCGCGTTCTGCGCTACAATTGATCCCCTGGATCAATTGCTTGGTTCAGCCCGCCGCAGCGCCTCAATCATCAGCGCCTTCAATCCGCCATGTGGCTGAGCGTAGATCGCAGCATAGATCGCTTCGTGGCTAATGCGCTGACTGAGATCATCTAGATGCATGAGCCGTAATCTGGCCGCGATCTGCTCTGGCGACCAGCACCAATAGATCAGACGGTTGCGCACCCAATCATAAAACGGGGCACCAGGGGCCAGCTTCCGCCGCCGACCAGAGCGCCGTTGTGCCATATCATGAGCACGCCGCGCCTCCTGGGGATCGTAGCAACCGGACGCGCCGCCCCGCTTCAATTCATGCCCGATGGTGCAATCATAATCTGGACTGCGTCCAGCGGTATTGGTGGCAGCCAAACTGCGAACCAATGGGGCGCAAATTACGAAGGCACGCTCTCACTTCCGGGCGAGACCTACGAAGTGTCTGGATCACTTGACGGAATATTTTTGGGCAATCGCACCAGCAGCCCCCTACCAAAAGATATCGTCAAACGGCAATCCCCCATTTTTAATGGGGCTCGGCCGTAGAATTCACGTGGCTGTTTTCAGTTTCATTGCGGGCGTTATGCCGCCGATGCCCGTGTTGGGTCTCTCATTGTTGTAAGTCCAGAGCCATTCTGTCGCCTGGTTTTGGGCCTCCTCAATCGTTTCAAAGATGTACTGGCTCAACCATTCGCCGCGAACGGTGCGATTGTATCGCTCGATATAGGCATTCTGTTGAGGTTTGCCTGGCTGGATGTGTTCAAGCCGAACACCGTGCTTTTCAGCCCATGTCATCAAGGTCCCGCTGATATATTCTGTGCCGTAACACCTTCGGAATATCGCTAATTTAAGGCTATGACTGCCTGCGCAGCCCCAAATAACGCAGCAGGTGGTCATAGCCGTGCCTCAGGTCCCTACGGTGGTTTTGTACAAACCACACCGCAAAGGAGACCAACTATGACCGATATCATTATTACACAAACTGCGCCCGTTTTGGTGGCCATCGATATCTCGAAGGCCCGCGACGAAGTTCTCATTGCTATTGCGGACAAGAAGCGCTGCCGTCGTTTGACTGTTCTGAACCAGCTAGACGACTTCAATCGTCTAATCACATCGCTTGCCTGCTACGGCCGCCCTGTCCGTGTAGCTTTTGAAGCAACGGGTAATTATCACCGTGCCTTGGCTTATCATCTTGCCGCAGCAGGTTTTGAGTTGAAGTTGGTGTCATCTGTGGCCCTGGCCAGAACGCGAGAGGCCTTGCACAACAGTTGGGACAAAAACGACCCTAAGGATGCCCAGGTCATTCTTCACATGATGGAGATCGGGAACGAGCAGTTTTATCATGACCCCCTCGTGCGTGGCACTAACGACATCCAAGAGCGTTCCAAAACGCATGACATCGTATCCAAGTCGAAGACCGAGTTGTGGCACCGAGTTGTGGCACCGAGTTGTGGCACCGAGTTGTGGCACCGAGTTGTGGCACCGAGTTGTGGCACCGAGTTGTGGCACCGAGTTTTAACCCATTATCTGCCGCTGTATTTTCCTGAAGCTGATCGTTTCCATCGCAGTTCTCGCAGTGACTGGTTCTTTGCTTTCCTTGAACGTTATCCGTCACCACACTTGATCTCAGCCATGAGCAAGGAGGCATTCATCGCTGACGCTTGGGATGTGGTGGGCCTCAAGGTTGCAAAAGAGCGTTTACTTTCAGATATCTACGAGACTGCCAAAGTATCAGTCGGACTGCCGGTTGCCGCAGATTCCGACGCGATAAGCATGTTCCGCTTGGTTCTCGGGGAAGGCCGCAGTCTTATCGCGCAACGCAATCAAATTGAAGATCGCGCCGTCGCGCTTCTCAAGGACCTACCAGATTATAAGCTACTGACATCGATACCTGGAATCGGTCCCATCAATGCTTTGACAATTTTGGCAGAAGCTGGGGATGTACGGCGCTTTCGTCATCACCGGCAGTTTTTGAAGTTCTGTGGAATGGACCTTGCGACTATGCAATCAGGTACATTCAGAGGGCAAACCAAACTGTCAAAATATGGCAATGCTCGGCTTCGTCGAACGCTTTGGATGGCTGGACAGGTTGCTATTCTGCAGCGCACCAACAGCTTCCGCGACAAGTTCGAGCGCTACATCGCCAAAGACCGTCACAACACCCATTTGCGCCGAAAGGCGTACACCGCAATCGCAGCGAAGATGGCCCGAACCGTTCATGGGATCATCAAGCACGGCGAACCATATCGCCCCTTCTTTGAGGGGTGATCGACAGCAGTAGGACCTTTCTCTGTAAGGGCCGTGGAGGCAGACAACTGACCTCGTAGATAATGTTTAGGCCTTCTGCTCAACGACCCAAAGATCTCGTCTTAAGGACGGTGAGAGCCGCAAAAGCGTACTCTGTGTTTGTTATGGGAGAGACAGTTCGTTGACCAAAATGCCAAACTGAGCAATGCTTCTAACGTGTCGAGACGCCTCGATGCGACAATAACCTGACGCCAATTCAGCTAATCATTCCGCGCATAGGACGTTATCGACACGTATGGTTTGGGGTTTGCCGCGCCACTCGATGATCTGGTTCAGGCTCCGGACGACGCGTTCTGCGGGCAGCGAGAAGTCCACGTCAATGCACAAGCCTTCACGATTGAAGTCATCCAAGACGTTAAGAGTTCGGATTGATCTGCCGTCTGCAAGCTGATCCGCCATGAAATCCCCTCTCATTGATTGCACAGCAATCAACTGCCGGGCAGCGATAGACCAGGTCTCGTTTGGTGCATCAGGCACCGCTAACGGCTCGGGTTTGTCACGTTTGAGGCGATTTTTTGGCTTGATCCGCAGGTTCAGCTCCAGTTCACAGTAGATCCGCCTGACGGCCAGTGGGATACACGCGTTTGTGGTTCCAGCCGTAGCCCTGCACGTTGCGTAAATATAAAAAACACAACCCAAAGCCCCACGTGCGCTTGTTCTTGGTCAGGCGTTCCAGCCAATCTGCTCTCTCCTCATTCTCATCACTCAAGATCGGGCTGTACCGATAGCAGGTCTCGCTAATTTGGAAGGTACGACAGGCAAGTGCGATACTTGTGCCCCGCTGCATGACTGCATTCATGGCCATCCACTGGCCGGCAGGTGAATGGCACATTCACCGAGAGGGAATCGTCGGTGAGACGGCCTTAGCGCTTTATTCCGAGCGCCTCCTTCAGAAGATCGTCTCGGACATACTCATCGCAGCATACATCCTCTTGAGACGGCGGTTTTGCTCGGCCATGTCCTTCATCTCGGTGATCAAGGACGCATCCATGCCGCCGAACTTGGCACGCCACTTGTAAAACTGGCGCTACTCATCCCATGCTCCCGACACAGCTCAGAGACCGGCGTACCGCCCTCCGCCTGCTTCAAAATGCCCATGACCTGTGCGTCGCTAAATCGTGCTACCTTCATCAAAAAATCTCCTCAGATATCTTGCGGAGAAAATTCTACCTTTAAACACCACTAATTTTAGGGGGAATTACCAAACGAATATACGGCGTTGATCTAGACGGAGTCTCAGTCGAATCGGATGGTGATAACGCGCAGTTCGGGATTGAGGTTGTTGGAACCAACCCTGGCTAAGAGCTACGCCATTGACCCTGACTGATCCCATCAAGGGTCCAACTGCCGACGGACCAACGCACAAGGCGCAGGCACGGAAAGCCTAGTGCTGCGCACATGCGCCGGACCTGACGGTTGCGGCCTTCGGTTATAGTGACTTTAATCCAAGTGTCGGGGATCGATTTGCGAACGCGCACGGGCGGGTCGCGCAACCACAGATCAGGCGGGTCGATCAGGTGCACCCGTGCGGGCAGGGTTGGGCCATCCTTCAGCGACAGGGATGCGCGCATTGGGTCAAGATCGGCGTCGGTCGTGTCGCCTTCAACCTGCACCAGATAAGTCTTTGGCGTCTTGAATTTTGGGCTGGAAAGTTGGGCCTGTAATTTGCCGTCATCGGTGAGCACGAGCAAGCCTTCGCTGTCCCGATCCAGCCGGCCAGCCGCGTAGACGCCTTTGGGCAGATCGAAGCCGGACAGGGTTGGCCGCTCGGTCGGGCATTTGGCATCGGTGAACTGCGTTAGCACGCCGAAAGGTTTATTGAACAGGATTGTGGTCATAGGGGTTGGTAGCCTGTCGAGTGCTGTGTGTGAAGAGATCTTGCGATCCGCGCATGCTGCGGGCGCGGCGCAGGTTTTCTTTGAAAGTCTGTTCGTAAGGTCAGCAAGGGAGGAGGGGCGCTGCCCCGCCCTAAGCGGGCCCCCCAGGATACTTATGAAACAAAGACAATGTGAGCAGGAAAAGCCTGGCGGCGCGCATTTTTCCTATTGTGTGAATCTTTGATTGGGCGGGTCAGACGCTAACGTGTGCGCCTCTGTCCCTTCAAGATAAGGGCTATTATGCGACGGTAACGTCTCCTTTTGGAAGTGAGCAGTCTAAGTGTTCGGTCCCGGCATCTGTTGGATCGGATTAACGATGAATCTTTCTGGTTCTGAAGTCCCTATCTTGCAGATGTATTCGTACGGCGTCAGGCCGTTGAGCGTCTTCAGCCTTCGAGCGAAATTGTAGGCCGCTATGAAGTCTGCGAGATGGGTGTGCAGCTGATCATTCTTGTCGTAGTGATGCCGCCTGACCGTTGCGTCCTTGATCGTGCGGTTCATCCGCTCAACCTGGCCATTGGTCCATGGATGGTTGGGCTTGGTCAGCCGGTGCTCAATCCTGTTGGCATCGCAGATCATGTCGAACCGCATAGGCCGTGAATATGGTGTGTTCCGGTTACGTGGTTGCTCACAAAATTGAATGCCATTGTCCGTCAGAATTGTGTGGATCTTGTATGGCACCGCTTCCAGCACAGCCTCCAGGAACTCCCAGGCCGTCTTGCGATTTGCTTTTTCTACAAGCCGTGCCACGGCAAACTTGCTGGTTCGGTCCCTCTCGTGACATCGCTTTGCGATTCACTGCCGGGCAATGAATGGCAACAAAGAGATAAAGTTTTCCTTCGTTGGTGCGCAACTCTGCAATGTCGATATGAAAATATCCGATCGGATAGCGTTTGAACTTTTGTCGTTTCGGCTTGTCGCCCTCCATATCTGGCAGTCGGGATATCCCATGCCGTTGCAAATAACGATGCAGGGAAGATCGCGTCCCCCTCTCATTGCTTGCTCCGCAAGCAACTGCCGGGCAATGGATGTGGGATAGTTGGCTGCAAGGCATAAAGACAATCATCCAGCGGTAGGAGCGTATGACGTCGAAAAGAGACGATCATCGCCTCTTCACCCGCGCTGAGAACGGTCGAACTGGGGTCCGTGGGGCCAGTCTTGCGGTCTTCTACAGTTTTGCGCTTGCGCCATTTGGAGACCGTTTTGACATTTATACCAAGTTCTCGACTCAAAGCTGCGGTCGTAGCTTGCGATCGCTGTATTGTTGCTCTGATGGCGTGCGTAGTCGTGGCGCAGCCATGACGTATTTGTCCCATAATGCTTCCTTACATTCCAAAGAATAGATCGCACCATCAAACCATGGGATCAAAAACCTAGGTAAAATGAAGTTTTGCCTACGGTGGATGATCCATCATGGCCGGGTCTGTTTGGAGATGACCAATGATGATGCTTTATATGGATGCTGAAGCGTCGTCCCTGCTTTAAGTGTTGTGGATGAGGCCGTGTCGGATCAGGTTGGTGTCGCGGGGCATTTGACGTCGGCGTTTGACGATGTGGCTAAAACGCAATGTTCGATTACCCGACGACGGTCATGGATTTGAACCGTGTTGTGCAGCAGTACCACGCGTTAAAAGCAGGTCTTGGCGCGGCCGACATCCACTACGCGGTCAAAGCAAACCCCGCGCCCGAGACCATTGCGCGCCTTGTTGATTTGGGGTCGCATTTTGATGCGGCGTCGCGCGGTGAGATTGAATTGGGTTGGCCGCTGGCGAGAAGCCTCCCGATGTGTCCCTTGGCAACACGACCAAACGTGCATCTGACATTGCCGATGCGCCTGCCGCTGGAGTGACGCTATTTTCAACGGATGCGGCAGAAGAGATCAAGAAGATTGTGTAATACGCACCCGCTGCGCAAGTTTACATTTGGCTGATCGTTGAAAGCAGCGATGCTGAATGGCCGTTGTCGCGCAAGTTTGGCTGTGATATCAAAATGGCAATAGACTTGTTGGATCGCGCCCATACCCTTGGTCTTGATATGGTCGGGTTGTCGATCCACGTGGGGTCGTAAACGCGCAAAGTGTCAATGTGGGGCCCAACGCTGGACGAAATGGTTAAGATTTGGGATGCGGCGAAAGAGGCGGGTCATGCGTTTTCGTTGCTCAATATCGGTGGCGGCCTTCCGGCCTTTTACGAGCAGGATATAGAAGCGCCAACTGACTATGCGGCGCGCGTGATGGCCGAACTGGGTCGGGGGCCTCGTGGCGCAAGTGGAGTGCGATTGTTGCCGAAGTCATGTTGGCTTCGCGCAAGTCATCTCGCGATCTGCGCTGCTAGGTCTATCTGTCAATTTGTCGATTCAGTGGCTTGGCTGAAACCGAAGTTGACGCTTCCGTAATTTGATCACCAGGTTGCACGACGACGATCCTGTTGCGCCTTGTGTCTTTGCCGCACCGCCGTGTGACAGCGCCGATGTGTTGTATGAGAAACAGCCGATGTTGTTGCCAGTGACGTTGAAGGCGGGCGACGGGATCGTGAACCGCAATTGTGACGCCCATACCAGCAGTTATTCGTCTGTTGGTTTCAACGGCTTTCCGCCGCTGGACGTTTTGGTGATCTGAATTTGAAAAGGCCGCGCTGGTACCAAATCCCTGCGCGGCCTTTCTGGTTCGCAGACCTTGTTACAATCCGCGGATTCGTGGATCAAGTGCGTCGCGCAGCCCGTCGCCCATGTAATTCACCGACAGCACTGTTAACGAAATCGCGAGGCCGGGCCACATCACCCGCGCGGGCGATTGTTGCATGAAGTCGGTCGCGTCAAACAGCAGGCGGCCCCACGTCGGGAAGTCTGGTGGAAAGCCAAGGCCAAGGAAGCTAAGCGCGGACTCAGTAATGATCGCGGTGGCGATGCCCAGCGTGGCAGAGACCATGATCGGAGACATCACATTTGGCAGGATATGGCGCAGGATCATCTTACCAGGGCGGGTGCCGATGGAGCGCGCAGCAAGGACAAATTCGCGTTCTTTCAGCGCCAGAACGTCGCCGCGCACGATGCGGGCTGTGGGCATCCATGACGTGATGCCGATCGCCGTCACGATCAGGATAAAGATGCCGGTTTCAGGACCAAAAGTGCTGGAAAGCGGTTGGCGAAACAGCATCACCATGACCAGCAATAACGGCAGCAGCGGCAGGGCGAGAAACAGGTCGGTGATGCGCATCAAGATCCCGTCAATACGTTTGAAATAGCCTGCGAGGACGCCGACGAGTGTGCCGAGAAACAGTGCCAGCCCCATCGCCGTGAGGCCAACGGAAATCGAGGTTTGCCCGCCTGCCATCATCCGCGCCATCATATCGCGGCCCAATTGGTCGGTGCCAAAGGGGTGTACCCATGTAGGGCCTTGGTTGCGCGCGCGTACGTCGATGTAGGTTGGATCGATGCTCCACAAATAGGGGCCCAAGTAGACGGCGAAGACCACGAAGAAGAAGAAGGCCGCGCCAAAAAGCGCACCCTTGTGGGTCTTGAACTGGTCCCAGACGTCCCACCATTGATTGCGGGCCACGATATCATCACGTGCGTCGTCGCGGTTATCCATGCTGGTATCAGTCATAGCGGATCCTCGGGTCTAGAATGCCGTAAAGAATGTCAGCGATCAGGTTAAAGAACACGACCATCACAGCGAAGATAAAGGTGACAGTTTGCACCATCGGCAAATCACTTGCCTGAATTGATACGATCAAAAGCTGGCCAATGCCGTTCACCTTGAAGATTTGTTCGGTGATGATGGCGCCGCCAAAGACGGCGGGGATGCCAAGGGCAATGACGGTGACCACGGGGATCATAGAGTTACGAAGTACGTGGCGCAGGACCACGACGGATTCTGTCATGCCTTTGGCGCGCGCTGTTCTCACGTAATCTTGGTTGAGGTTGTCGAGCATAGAGGCACGCATAAAGCGGCTGATCTGCGCGGTTGTTTGCAGGGCAAGGACCATGACGGGCAGCACCATCTGGCGCACTTGCTTACCAAAATTAGCCCAGCTGTCGATGATCAATGTGGTGTCGTAGATCGACGGGAACCACCAGAAACTGTCGTTGGGCATCATCACGGTGAACAGGATAATCATCAGTACGCCGGAAAAGAATGGTGGGATCGAAAAGCCGATCATCGACACGAATGTGCCCGCTTGGTCAAACACGGAATACTGTTTGTAGGCGGATATGATGCCGATGGGCAGGGCGATCAGCACGCCGACGATATAAGCAAGACCGACGACCATAATAGTTTGGGGCAGGCGTTCGAATATTGTGTCCAGCACCGGCGCGCGGGTCTGCCATGAGATTAGGCGTACGGTATCAGGGGTGTCAATCCAACCTACTAATTCGGAAAGGTAAAAAAGCGGTTCAGACCAGATCATCTGTTTGAGCCACAGCAAATACCGGATGTGCACAGGTTCACCCATACCAAGTGACTGGCGGATTTGTTCGCGGACCTCTGGCGGGATCGTCAACGGCAGTGACGCCGTTGGATCACCGGGCGCGAGGTCGAGCAGTAAAAAGATGATGAGCGAAATGAAGAACAGCGTCGGGATCGCCGTCAGCAAACGCCGGAGGGTGTAGGTCAGCATGGGCGGGCCTTTGGGTTGCGTTTGGCGCGGATCATGAAGCTGCGCGATCTGCGTAAGTTGCGAGCCAGGTGTTGGGGTTGGGCTGGTCGAAAGCGTACAGAAAACCCTCGGATGTTGGTGTGTGCTCCATCCTGTATTCTTTATAAGGCGGCTTGTGGACATCGCCGTATTGAATTGAAACCAATTGGTCTTCTAATAATGCGCTATCGTTTTGGAACGTCAGGGGTAAGGGCGTCATGACGCCCCATGCATTGATGACCGCCGAGACGTGGGTGTCATTTAAGATCACAGAAAAGCTTTCTGCCGAGGCTTGGCACTGCCTGTTTTCGCAAGATTGGAATGTGATACAGTCCAGTTGGCCAGCCAACTCCCCGAGTGGAGCGAGCAGAAATAAGAGGGCGAACGAGCAGGGCTGCATGAAATTCAAATCTTTCAGAGAGTAAGGAGAGGGTGGGCATCGCTGCCCACCCCGTTGTTAACGCGTGTGATTACTCACCGGAGCGGTACCAGCTTGCGATGTTCCACAGTTCAGAATCCCAATCGGAGATTTTGATGCCGCCAAGTGTGTTGGCATGTGCAGATACGCCGCCACGGTGAACCAGCGGGATGATGGAATACGACTGCATCAGCATGTCGTTCATCTGCTTCACGACCGCAGCACGGGCGTCGATACCAGCAGTTGATGCCAGTTTAGTTGCAAGGGTGTCATATGCAGGATCACAGAAACGCTGCATGTTGGATCCCTGCCACTGGCTTTCCGGGGAAGGCCATTCTTTACAGGTCCAGTTGGCCATATAGGCTTCCGGGTCTACGCCTGCGAAGTTGTTTGTGTACATCTCAACGTCTGCAAAGAACTTCTGGAACGTATCCGGGGATGCCGGATCGCCGCCAAAGAACACGGACGCGTCAATGTTGCGCAAATCCGCCTGAATGCCAAGTTCGCCCCACCACTGTTTGATCAGTGCTTGAGCATCCTGGCGCACCGCATTTGTCGATGTCTGGTAGGACACAACCAGTGGGATGCCGTCGAATTCACGGATACCGTCCCCGTCGCTGTCAACGATGCCTGCTTCGTCCAGCAAGGCTTTTGCACCTTCCATGTCCGGTGTCAGGCAGGCGTCGTTTGCTGTGGACGCGTAGATCGCGGGTGCAGGCAGCACGTTACAAGTGGGCTGGCCACCAGCGCCGTACCCGATTTCAACCAACAGGCTACGATCAATGGCCATGGACATGGCTTGACCGATGATGCGATTGGTCAGGAACGGGTGTGGACCGCCATCGGCAGTGGCACGAAGATCGCCCAAGGCCGGATCAGGGTTCGTCTGGTTAAGGTGCAAACGTTCAACGGATGTACCAAACGCAGTCACGACAGTGCCGAGGCCTGCGGATTCCATGTCAGACAGAACTGTTGGGTCGATCTGCAAGTTCCAAGCGTAGTCAAATTCGCCAGTTTCCAGAACAGCACGCGCTGCTGAGGCTGCATCGCCGCCCCCTTTGAACAGAACGTTCGAAAAGGCAGGTTGACCTTCGATGCGGAAGTTTTCGTTGGCAGAGAACTGGATCACGTCGTTGGCTTTGAAATCGTCAACAACGAAAGGGCCTGTGCCGATGGGACCAAAGTTCGCATCCACACAAGTTGGTGCAGCAGCGCCAAGACACCCAGCGAACTGTGCCGCTTGGATGATCGGGGATTCAGACCCAACCAATGCTGTGTACGGGAACGGCTTTGGGGCATCAAAGGTGATCAGAATCGTCAGATCGTCCACCGCTTCAACGGATTTAACGCCGTCAAAATAAGATGCCTGCGCGCAACCGCCGCCTTCTGCGGTGCAATACTGCCATGTGAATACAGCGTCAGCAGCCGTGAGCGGCGTACCGTCAGACCACAAAACACCTTCTTGTAGCGTCCATGTGATGGATGTCAGGTCTTCGGCAACGCCGCCGTTTTCGACCGTTGGGATTTCAGCTGCAAGCCAAGGCAGCAATTCGCCTGTGTTGCTGAAACGGCCAAGGGATTCCAGCACGAGGGATGCGGATTCAACTTCTTTTGTGCCGCCCGACAGATACGGGTTCAGCGTCGAAGGTGCCTGCCAATAGATGATGTTAAGCTGGCCATCGCGACCGCGCTCGCCCTCATGGCCATCGGCGATTGCCATTGGCGCGAAAGCGACTGCTGCAGTGGCGCCCAGTAGGGCTGTTCTTAAGTTCATTTGGTCTCTCCTAGTTGGTGGAATTGTTGGTATTGCTCAGGCTCTGTCGGTCTGATGCCTCTGATGCGGCCGTTGAATCGGCGCTTGATGTAACGTTGTTGTAGTGGTGACAGGCGACAAAGCGTCCTGGCAAAACTTCGCGGTAATCTGGTTCCGTTTGATGGCACATGTCCATGACCGCCGGACAACGGGTGCAAAAATTGCACCCCTTTGGCGGATTGGCGGGGGACGGCACATCGCCGGTCAGGATCGTACGTTCCATACTGTCATGTAATTCAGGGTCAGGTTCGGGCACGGCCGACAGCAACGCCTTGGTGTAGGGATGCAAGGGGTCGGCATACAGCACCTCACGCGGGGCGAGTTCGACGATCTTGCCCAGATACATGACCGCCACACGGGTCGCGATGTGGCGCACCATGGACAGATCGTGGGAAATGAATAGGTAAGTCAGTCCATATTCTTTTTGCAGGTCTTCCAGCAGGTTCACGACCTGCGCTTGGATCGACACGTCGAGCGCAGCGATGGGTTCGTCACACACGATGAACTTGGGATTCAGCGCAAGGGCCCGCGCGATGCCGATGCGCTGGCGTTGGCCACCCGAAAACGCATGCGGATAGCGGCCTGCGAATTTACGGTTAAGCCCAACCTGATCCATCAAATCATGAACCTTGTCGCGCTTTTCGTCCTTTGACAGAGTCGTGTGTTCATCCAGCGGTTCCTGAATGATCGCCTGCACAGTCATGCGCGGGTTTAGCGATGCCTGCGGGTCTTGGAACACCATCTGCATGTTTGGACGTTTGGTGCGCAAATCCTTTTGCGGTGTGTCACCGATCTCCATCCCATCAATGCTGATCGCCCCGTCGGTGATGTCATAAAGCCGCAAAATGGCGCGCCCGCAGGTGGATTTACCGCAACCGGATTCCCCAACCAACCCCAGTGTTTCGCCCTCATAAATATCGAACGATACCCCATCAACGGCTTTGACGGTGCCAGTGTGGCGGCGAAAAAGCCCTGAATAGATCGGGAAGTGCATCTTGAGGTTATTGACCTCAACCAGTTTGGTATCGGCTTTTGGTGCGTCAAACATCGCGGGGCCCTCCGGTTCGTGCGTCATGAAAACACGCGGCGTCATGGCCGTTTCCAACATCGTAACGCGGCGGATTTTGCTGCGCGCAGCGGTCAAACGCCACATCACAGCGGTCGCGAAACGGGCAGGCGGTGGGGGATGCGCCAAGGATCGGCGGCTGTCCTTCGATGATCTCAAGCCGGTCTTCACGTTGGCCGAGAACACGTGGCACTGTCTTTAAAAGCGCGCGGGTATAGGGATGCTGCGGGTTCTTGAACAATTCGCGCGTCGGCGCCTGTTCAACGATCTGCCCACCATACATCACAACCACACGGTCCGCGATGCCCGCCACAACGCCAAGGTCGTGGGTGATCCAGATTATGGCCATGCCAAGACGGTCCTGCAATTCTTTCATTAGTTCAAGGATTTGCGCTTGGATGGTGACGTCCAGCGCCGTTGTAGGTTCGTCGGCGATCAAAACCTGCGGATCACAGGCCAGCGCAATCGCGATCATTACGCGTTGGCGCATACCGCCGGAAAACTGGTGCGGATAATCTTTCAGACGTTGCGGTGCGTCCGGTATGCCGACGAGTTCGAGCAGTTCCCGCGCGCGCACGGTTGCCTGTTTCTTGGTCATCCCCATGTGCTTGCGCAGGGGTTCCATGATTTGCATGCCGACATTGTAGACGGGATTCAGCGATGTCATCGGGTCCTGAAACACGAAGCCAATTTTGCCACCGCGCACTCCGCGCAAAGTTTCCGCGTCAATCTGCAACAGGTCTTGCCCATCAAACATCACTGTGCCGCCACGAATCTCGGCAGGCGGCGTGGGCAGCAGGCCCAGCAGGGACATCATGGTGACGGATTTGCCGGATCCACTCTCCCCGACGACGCCCAAAAGCTCACCTGGTTTGAGATCAAAGCTCACGTCATTGACGGCGTGGACCTCCCCGCCGCGAATTTTGAATACAGTTTTTAATCCCCGAACGTCGAGAATTGGCAGCGCCCCATCGGGCATAGGCGACCCCCCCCGTTAAAGTGGTCTTAGTGGTTGTTTTTATTGCGGGGACCGTCTGCGCGACCCCACTTGATCAATGAGCGTAGCAGCAATCAGCCGCCCCGCAACCCCTCTTTGCACGAAAAAGTGTCAGTTGCCCTTGACGGGGCAGAATGCCCGTTTACCGTTCACGCACAAGACTTGGTGGCT from Octadecabacter antarcticus 307 includes the following:
- a CDS encoding pseudouridine synthase — its product is MTTILFNKPFGVLTQFTDAKCPTERPTLSGFDLPKGVYAAGRLDRDSEGLLVLTDDGKLQAQLSSPKFKTPKTYLVQVEGDTTDADLDPMRASLSLKDGPTLPARVHLIDPPDLWLRDPPVRVRKSIPDTWIKVTITEGRNRQVRRMCAALGFPCLRLVRWSVGSWTLDGISQGQWRSS
- a CDS encoding ABC transporter permease, with amino-acid sequence MTDTSMDNRDDARDDIVARNQWWDVWDQFKTHKGALFGAAFFFFVVFAVYLGPYLWSIDPTYIDVRARNQGPTWVHPFGTDQLGRDMMARMMAGGQTSISVGLTAMGLALFLGTLVGVLAGYFKRIDGILMRITDLFLALPLLPLLLVMVMLFRQPLSSTFGPETGIFILIVTAIGITSWMPTARIVRGDVLALKEREFVLAARSIGTRPGKMILRHILPNVMSPIMVSATLGIATAIITESALSFLGLGFPPDFPTWGRLLFDATDFMQQSPARVMWPGLAISLTVLSVNYMGDGLRDALDPRIRGL
- a CDS encoding ABC transporter permease, with protein sequence MLTYTLRRLLTAIPTLFFISLIIFLLLDLAPGDPTASLPLTIPPEVREQIRQSLGMGEPVHIRYLLWLKQMIWSEPLFYLSELVGWIDTPDTVRLISWQTRAPVLDTIFERLPQTIMVVGLAYIVGVLIALPIGIISAYKQYSVFDQAGTFVSMIGFSIPPFFSGVLMIILFTVMMPNDSFWWFPSIYDTTLIIDSWANFGKQVRQMVLPVMVLALQTTAQISRFMRASMLDNLNQDYVRTARAKGMTESVVVLRHVLRNSMIPVVTVIALGIPAVFGGAIITEQIFKVNGIGQLLIVSIQASDLPMVQTVTFIFAVMVVFFNLIADILYGILDPRIRYD
- a CDS encoding peptide ABC transporter substrate-binding protein; its protein translation is MNLRTALLGATAAVAFAPMAIADGHEGERGRDGQLNIIYWQAPSTLNPYLSGGTKEVESASLVLESLGRFSNTGELLPWLAAEIPTVENGGVAEDLTSITWTLQEGVLWSDGTPLTAADAVFTWQYCTAEGGGCAQASYFDGVKSVEAVDDLTILITFDAPKPFPYTALVGSESPIIQAAQFAGCLGAAAPTCVDANFGPIGTGPFVVDDFKANDVIQFSANENFRIEGQPAFSNVLFKGGGDAASAARAVLETGEFDYAWNLQIDPTVLSDMESAGLGTVVTAFGTSVERLHLNQTNPDPALGDLRATADGGPHPFLTNRIIGQAMSMAIDRSLLVEIGYGAGGQPTCNVLPAPAIYASTANDACLTPDMEGAKALLDEAGIVDSDGDGIREFDGIPLVVSYQTSTNAVRQDAQALIKQWWGELGIQADLRNIDASVFFGGDPASPDTFQKFFADVEMYTNNFAGVDPEAYMANWTCKEWPSPESQWQGSNMQRFCDPAYDTLATKLASTAGIDARAAVVKQMNDMLMQSYSIIPLVHRGGVSAHANTLGGIKISDWDSELWNIASWYRSGE
- a CDS encoding ABC transporter ATP-binding protein, translating into MFDAPKADTKLVEVNNLKMHFPIYSGLFRRHTGTVKAVDGVSFDIYEGETLGLVGESGCGKSTCGRAILRLYDITDGAISIDGMEIGDTPQKDLRTKRPNMQMVFQDPQASLNPRMTVQAIIQEPLDEHTTLSKDEKRDKVHDLMDQVGLNRKFAGRYPHAFSGGQRQRIGIARALALNPKFIVCDEPIAALDVSIQAQVVNLLEDLQKEYGLTYLFISHDLSMVRHIATRVAVMYLGKIVELAPREVLYADPLHPYTKALLSAVPEPDPELHDSMERTILTGDVPSPANPPKGCNFCTRCPAVMDMCHQTEPDYREVLPGRFVACHHYNNVTSSADSTAASEASDRQSLSNTNNSTN